Proteins encoded in a region of the Macaca mulatta isolate MMU2019108-1 chromosome X, T2T-MMU8v2.0, whole genome shotgun sequence genome:
- the MAGEC2 gene encoding melanoma-associated antigen C2 isoform X1, with the protein MPPIPGVPFHNVDDDSPASVESEDWVDAQDPTDEEEEEASSISSSTFYLVFSPSSFSSSSSLILGGPEEEVPSDVIPSLPESTPSSPPQSPPQGPSQSPLSSCCSSFSWSSFSEESSSQKEEDTSTCQGLPDSESSFTHTLDEKVAELVAFLLLRYKAEEPVTEAEMLMIVIKYKDYFPVILKRAREFMELLFGLALIEVGPDHFSVFANTVDLTDEGSDDEGMPENSLLIIILSVIFIKGSFASEEVIWEVLNAIGVYAGREHFIYGEPRELLTKVWVQGQYLECREVPNSSPPYYEFLWGPRAHSESIKSKVLEFLAKLNNTVPSSFPSWYKDALKDVEERAQAMTDTTDDATVMATESLSVMSSNLPFSE; encoded by the coding sequence ATGCCTCCCATTCCGGGCGTTCCATTCCACAACGTTGACGACGACTCTCCGGCCTCAGTTGAGTCAGAGGACTGGGTAGATGCACAGGATCCcacagatgaggaagaggaggaagcctCCTCCATTTCCTCTTCCACTTTCTACTTAGTATTttccccctcttccttctcctcatccTCTTCTCTGATTCTTGGTGGTCCTGAGGAGGAGGTGCCGTCTGATGTGATACCAAGTCTTCCCGAGAGCACTCCCAGTAGTCCTCCACAGAGTCCTCCACAGGGTCCTTCCCAGAGTCCTCTGAGCTCCTGTTGCTCCTCTTTTTCATGGAGCTCATTCAGTGAAGAGTCCAGCAGCCAAAAAGAGGAGGATACAAGTACCTGTCAGGGCCTGCCAGACAGTGAGTCCTCTTTCACACATACACTAGATGAAAAGGTGGCCGAGTTAGTGGCGTTCCTGCTCCTCAGGTACAAAGCAGAGGAGCCTGTAACAGAGGCAGAGATGCTGATGATTGTCATCAAGTACAAAGACTACTTTCCTGTGATACTCAAGAGAGCCCGTGAGTTCATGGAGCTCCTTTTTGGCCTTGCTCTGATAGAAGTGGGCCCTGACCACTTTTCTGTGTTTGCAAACACAGTAGACCTCACTGATGAGGGTAGTGATGACGAGGGCATGCCGGAGAACAGCCTCCTGATTATTATTCTGAGTGTGATCTTCATAAAGGGCAGCTTTGCCTCTGAGGAGGTCATCTGGGAAGTGCTGAATGCAATAGGGGTGTATGCTGGGAGGGAGCACTTCATCTATGGGGAGCCCAGGGAGCTCCTCACTAAAGTTTGGGTGCAGGGGCAATACCTGGAGTGTCGGGAGGTGCCAAACAGTTCTCCTCCATATTATGAATTCCTGTGGGGTCCGAGAGCCCATTCAGAAAGCATCAAGAGTAAAGTACTCGAGTTTTTAGCCAAGCTGAACAACACTGTCCCTAGTTCCTTTCCATCCTGGTACAAGGATGCTTTGAAAGATGTGGAAGAGAGAGCCCAGGCCATGACTGATACCACAGATGATGCCACTGTCATGGCCACTGAAAGCCTCAGTGTCATGTCCAGCAACCTCCCCTTTTCTGAGTGA